The Streptomyces sp. Je 1-332 genome has a window encoding:
- the ftsE gene encoding cell division ATP-binding protein FtsE, with protein MIRFDNVSKAYPKQTRPALRDVSLEIEKGEFVFLVGSSGSGKSTFLRLVLREERTSHGQVHVLGKDLARLSNFKVPHMRRQLGTVFQDFRLLPNKTVGENVAFAQEVIGKSRGEIRKSVPQVLDLVGLGGKEDRMPGELSGGEQQRVAIARAFVNRPKLLIADEPTGNLDPQTSVGIMKLLDRINRTGTTVVMATHDQQIVDQMRKRVIELEKGRLVRDQSRGVYGYQH; from the coding sequence GTGATCCGATTCGACAACGTCTCCAAGGCCTACCCCAAGCAGACCCGGCCCGCCCTCCGGGATGTCTCCCTGGAGATCGAGAAGGGCGAGTTCGTCTTCCTGGTGGGCTCCTCCGGCTCCGGAAAGTCCACCTTCCTGCGGTTGGTCCTGCGCGAGGAGCGCACCAGCCACGGCCAGGTGCACGTCCTCGGCAAGGACCTCGCGCGCCTCTCCAACTTCAAGGTGCCCCACATGCGGCGCCAGTTGGGCACCGTCTTCCAGGACTTCCGCCTCCTTCCGAACAAGACCGTGGGCGAGAACGTCGCCTTCGCGCAGGAAGTCATCGGCAAGTCCCGCGGCGAGATCCGCAAGTCCGTGCCCCAGGTCCTCGACCTCGTCGGACTCGGCGGCAAGGAGGACCGGATGCCCGGCGAGCTCTCCGGTGGTGAGCAGCAGCGGGTGGCGATCGCACGCGCCTTCGTCAACCGGCCGAAGCTCCTCATCGCCGACGAGCCGACCGGCAACCTCGACCCGCAGACGTCGGTCGGCATCATGAAGCTGCTCGACCGGATCAACCGGACCGGCACGACCGTCGTCATGGCGACCCACGACCAGCAGATCGTGGACCAGATGCGCAAGCGGGTCATCGAGCTGGAGAAGGGCCGTCTCGTCCGCGACCAGTCGCGCGGCGTCTACGGCTACCAGCACTGA
- the smpB gene encoding SsrA-binding protein SmpB — protein MAKEKVKRKAAKAAEKAPSKKMVAQNKKARHDYHILDTYECGLVLMGTEVKSLRMGRASLVDGFVHIDHGEAWLHNIHVPEYVQGTWTNHSATRKRKLLLHRAEIDKLESKSQETGHTIVPLALYFKDSRVKVEIALAKGKKEYDKRQTLKEKQDLRETNRAIEAAKRRQRSA, from the coding sequence ATGGCGAAGGAAAAGGTAAAGCGCAAGGCTGCCAAGGCCGCCGAGAAGGCCCCCAGCAAGAAGATGGTCGCGCAGAACAAGAAGGCGCGGCACGACTACCACATCCTGGACACGTACGAGTGCGGCCTGGTGCTCATGGGCACCGAGGTCAAGTCGCTGCGGATGGGCAGGGCCTCCCTGGTGGACGGCTTCGTGCACATCGACCACGGCGAGGCGTGGCTGCACAACATCCACGTCCCGGAGTACGTGCAGGGCACGTGGACCAACCACTCCGCCACGCGTAAGCGCAAGCTGCTGCTGCACCGCGCGGAGATCGACAAGCTGGAGTCCAAGTCGCAGGAGACGGGTCACACGATCGTGCCCCTGGCCCTGTACTTCAAGGACAGCCGGGTCAAGGTCGAGATCGCCCTTGCCAAGGGCAAGAAGGAGTACGACAAGCGTCAGACGCTCAAGGAGAAGCAGGACCTGCGCGAGACGAACCGCGCCATCGAGGCGGCCAAGCGGCGCCAGCGCAGCGCCTAG
- the ftsX gene encoding permease-like cell division protein FtsX: MRAQFVLSEIGVGLRRNLTMTFAVIVSVALSLALFGGSLLMRDQVSTMKGYWYDKVNVSIYLCNKGDAEQDPKCAKGAVTNEQKDQIKTDLKKMPVVDTVQYESADQAYKHYKEQFGDSPLSSSLTPDQMQESYRVKLKDPEKYQVVATAFSGRDGVQSVEDQKDTLDSLFELLNGMNWAALAVMALMLVVALMLIVNTVRVSAFSRRRETGIMRLVGASSFYIQMPFIMEAAVAGLIGGALACGMLLVGRYFLIDHGLALSEKMNLIDFIGWDAVLTKLPLVLAIGLLMPALAAFFALRKYLKV, encoded by the coding sequence ATGCGCGCCCAGTTCGTCCTGTCGGAGATCGGCGTCGGTCTCCGCCGTAATCTCACGATGACCTTCGCGGTCATCGTCTCCGTAGCGCTCTCGCTCGCTCTGTTCGGCGGCTCGCTGCTCATGCGTGACCAGGTGAGCACGATGAAGGGCTACTGGTACGACAAGGTCAACGTCTCGATCTACCTCTGCAACAAGGGGGACGCGGAGCAGGACCCCAAGTGCGCCAAGGGCGCGGTGACGAACGAGCAGAAGGACCAGATCAAGACCGATCTGAAGAAGATGCCCGTCGTCGACACGGTGCAGTACGAATCGGCCGACCAGGCGTACAAGCACTACAAGGAGCAGTTCGGCGACTCCCCGCTGTCCAGCTCCCTCACGCCGGACCAGATGCAGGAGTCGTACCGCGTCAAGCTGAAGGACCCGGAGAAGTACCAGGTCGTCGCCACCGCCTTCTCCGGGCGTGACGGCGTGCAGTCCGTGGAGGACCAGAAGGACACTCTGGACAGCCTCTTCGAGCTGCTCAACGGCATGAACTGGGCGGCGCTCGCGGTGATGGCGCTGATGCTCGTCGTCGCGCTGATGCTGATCGTCAACACCGTGCGCGTATCGGCGTTCAGCCGCAGACGTGAAACCGGCATCATGCGGCTCGTCGGCGCGTCCAGCTTCTACATCCAGATGCCGTTCATCATGGAGGCCGCCGTCGCCGGGCTCATCGGTGGCGCTCTCGCCTGCGGGATGCTTCTCGTGGGGCGGTACTTCCTCATCGACCACGGCCTCGCGCTCTCCGAGAAGATGAATCTCATCGACTTCATCGGGTGGGACGCGGTGTTGACCAAGCTGCCGCTGGTGCTCGCCATCGGTCTGCTGATGCCCGCGCTTGCGGCGTTCTTCGCGTTGCGCAAGTACCTCAAGGTGTGA
- the dacB gene encoding D-alanyl-D-alanine carboxypeptidase/D-alanyl-D-alanine-endopeptidase, translated as MSRPVRRVNARMRHWIWPAVLGVAAATLSVSSPAGADAERSGLPEAIDTILGDPRMEGGTASVVVADAASGDVLYQHLPSGRLMPASNTKLLTSTAAMEQLGPDYRFTTDVLTDGKRRGTTLSGNLYLRGTGDPTTLAEDYGRLAGKVADSGVRKVSGRLVADDTRFDDRRIGDTWAGDDEFAYYAAQISPLSVAPDTDYDTGTVIVEASPGAKAGDRPKVSVTPKTDYVDVENTAKTVPAGGEDTLTVEREHGTNTITATGNVPVGGDATKEWITVWEPTGYAAAIFHDALKAHGVRVSGPTKAGTATPKGARRLASHDSMPLKELMIPFMKLSNNMHAENLTKTMGYEATGRPGSWPDGLAAIGGYLKTAGVDPGKLRHVDGSGLSRKNNAPADQLTKLLLSAKGEPWYADWYKSLPVACDPDKFVGGTLRTRMCGTPAALNVRAKTGSLTGASALSGYVKDAGGRELVFSIILNNYMPSSVKALEDAIVVTLAKSTEDRAVLVRPRSERAAEASGDLECSWRKPARC; from the coding sequence ATGAGTAGACCTGTGAGACGCGTCAACGCCCGTATGCGCCACTGGATCTGGCCCGCCGTGCTCGGCGTCGCGGCGGCCACCCTCTCCGTCAGCTCGCCCGCCGGGGCGGATGCCGAACGCAGCGGCCTGCCCGAGGCCATCGACACCATCCTCGGCGATCCCCGGATGGAGGGCGGCACGGCGAGCGTCGTCGTCGCCGACGCCGCGTCCGGTGACGTGCTCTACCAACACCTGCCCAGCGGACGCCTGATGCCCGCCTCCAACACCAAGCTCCTGACGTCCACGGCCGCCATGGAGCAGCTCGGCCCCGACTACCGCTTCACCACCGATGTGCTCACCGACGGCAAGCGGCGCGGCACCACCCTCTCCGGAAACCTGTACCTGCGCGGCACCGGCGATCCGACGACCCTCGCCGAGGACTACGGACGGCTGGCCGGGAAAGTCGCCGACTCCGGTGTCCGGAAGGTCTCCGGGCGTCTCGTCGCGGACGACACCCGGTTCGACGACCGGCGCATCGGCGACACCTGGGCCGGCGACGACGAATTCGCGTACTACGCCGCCCAGATCTCCCCGCTGAGCGTCGCCCCGGACACCGACTACGACACGGGCACGGTCATCGTCGAGGCCTCGCCCGGCGCGAAGGCCGGGGACAGGCCGAAGGTGTCGGTGACGCCGAAGACGGACTACGTGGACGTCGAAAACACCGCCAAGACCGTCCCCGCCGGCGGCGAGGACACGCTCACCGTCGAGCGTGAGCATGGGACCAACACGATCACGGCCACCGGCAACGTTCCCGTGGGAGGTGATGCCACCAAGGAGTGGATCACCGTGTGGGAGCCCACCGGGTACGCCGCCGCGATCTTCCATGACGCCCTGAAGGCGCACGGCGTGCGGGTGAGCGGGCCCACCAAGGCCGGAACCGCCACCCCCAAGGGCGCGCGGCGGCTCGCGTCGCACGACTCCATGCCGTTGAAGGAGCTGATGATTCCCTTCATGAAGCTCTCCAACAACATGCACGCGGAGAACCTCACGAAGACCATGGGGTACGAGGCGACAGGGCGGCCCGGCAGCTGGCCGGACGGACTCGCCGCCATCGGCGGCTACTTGAAGACCGCCGGTGTCGACCCCGGCAAGCTCCGCCACGTCGACGGCTCCGGCCTCTCGCGCAAGAACAACGCCCCCGCCGACCAGCTGACCAAGCTGCTGCTCTCGGCGAAGGGGGAGCCCTGGTACGCCGACTGGTACAAGTCCCTTCCGGTGGCCTGCGACCCGGACAAGTTCGTCGGCGGTACCCTGCGCACCCGGATGTGCGGGACGCCGGCGGCCCTCAACGTAAGGGCGAAGACGGGTTCGTTGACCGGGGCGTCCGCTCTTTCGGGGTACGTGAAGGATGCGGGCGGGCGTGAGCTGGTGTTCAGCATCATTCTGAACAACTACATGCCGTCGTCGGTGAAGGCCCTGGAGGACGCGATCGTCGTGACGCTCGCCAAGTCGACGGAGGACAGGGCCGTGTTGGTCAGGCCGCGCTCGGAGCGTGCGGCCGAGGCGAGCGGGGACCTGGAGTGCTCGTGGCGCAAGCCTGCGCGATGCTGA
- a CDS encoding collagen-like protein, whose amino-acid sequence MIQLERLLARRWRTVFLVCVLVALCGVAALLWARIDAGDRRADRLATEADRRGEAVSTLARDVRTLRAQVRSHGDTPAAPDPSDAVDDLVSRERVPGSPGAAGSPGEDGKPGEKGMPGDGGRKGDQGEPGEAGEPGADGGEGAAGKDGAAGERGPEGPAGAAGPPGTNGADGARGSDGAGGAAGPEGPAGPAGPRGERGPKGESGDAGPNCPEGYSLQQSQADPDALVCRRAGVTPSDPAPAILLLATLLPRRRGELDASD is encoded by the coding sequence GTGATCCAGCTCGAGCGACTCCTGGCCCGCCGTTGGCGCACCGTCTTCCTCGTGTGTGTGCTGGTCGCGCTCTGCGGTGTCGCGGCGCTGCTGTGGGCCCGTATCGACGCAGGTGACCGCCGTGCCGACCGGCTCGCCACCGAGGCGGACCGGCGCGGCGAGGCCGTGTCCACCCTGGCCCGTGATGTACGGACCCTGCGCGCGCAGGTCCGCTCCCACGGCGACACCCCTGCGGCGCCGGACCCCTCCGACGCCGTCGATGACCTCGTGTCCCGGGAGCGGGTACCGGGTTCGCCCGGCGCCGCGGGTTCACCGGGTGAGGACGGGAAGCCGGGCGAGAAGGGGATGCCGGGGGACGGCGGCCGCAAGGGGGACCAGGGTGAGCCGGGGGAGGCCGGTGAACCGGGAGCGGACGGTGGCGAGGGCGCGGCCGGGAAGGACGGCGCGGCCGGCGAGCGGGGCCCGGAGGGACCGGCGGGGGCGGCGGGCCCCCCGGGCACCAACGGCGCCGATGGCGCCCGCGGCTCCGACGGTGCGGGTGGCGCCGCGGGTCCCGAAGGCCCGGCGGGCCCCGCGGGACCGCGCGGTGAGCGCGGCCCCAAGGGCGAGTCGGGCGACGCCGGCCCCAACTGCCCCGAGGGCTACAGCCTCCAGCAGTCCCAGGCCGACCCGGACGCCCTGGTCTGCCGCCGGGCCGGCGTAACCCCCTCGGACCCGGCCCCCGCGATCCTGCTCCTGGCCACACTGCTGCCGCGCCGCCGCGGCGAGCTGGACGCTTCGGACTGA
- a CDS encoding S41 family peptidase: MSGPDRLCELLSRPRRIRRGAALTLVFASVLATGAATGSWSEASGEGRKSPAPSTRSVASSGDAADQAADAAAEAMADGKSGKKAAEEVVSRSGDRWGSVYSPGEYREFEQALDGAYTGVGLWARRAEDGRIEVSRVQHGGPADQAGIREGDRLRSIDGKRVAGRPVTEVVSLLRGARAGTPVELGLARGTRAWTETLHRARLSTDSVTVTQLASGAVMIKVEAFTKGAGERVRSAVREAPEGAGILLDLRGNSGGLVSEAVTAASGLVDGGLVATYDVRGRQKALHAQRGGDTTKPVVALVDGGTMSAAELLTGALQDRGRAVVVGSKTFGKGSVQMPSRLPDGSVAELTVGHYRTPSGQAVDGRGITPDLEVEDGAEMRAETVLTGLGPPS, encoded by the coding sequence ATGTCAGGCCCCGACCGGTTGTGTGAACTGCTCTCCCGGCCCCGCCGTATCCGCCGCGGGGCGGCCCTGACATTGGTGTTCGCGAGCGTGCTCGCCACCGGCGCGGCCACGGGGTCCTGGAGCGAGGCCTCCGGGGAAGGCCGGAAGTCGCCCGCGCCGTCCACCCGTTCCGTCGCCTCGTCCGGTGACGCCGCCGACCAGGCCGCCGACGCGGCGGCCGAGGCGATGGCGGACGGCAAGTCCGGCAAGAAGGCCGCGGAGGAAGTCGTCAGCCGCAGCGGCGACCGCTGGGGTTCGGTGTACTCCCCCGGGGAGTACCGCGAGTTCGAGCAGGCCCTCGACGGCGCGTACACCGGTGTCGGTCTCTGGGCGCGGCGTGCGGAGGACGGGCGCATCGAGGTCTCCAGGGTCCAGCACGGCGGCCCCGCCGATCAGGCCGGCATCCGCGAGGGCGATCGGCTCAGGAGCATCGACGGCAAGCGCGTGGCGGGACGGCCCGTCACCGAGGTCGTGTCCCTGCTGCGCGGCGCCCGCGCCGGCACCCCGGTCGAGCTCGGCCTGGCGCGGGGCACGCGCGCGTGGACCGAGACACTGCACCGGGCCCGCCTCTCCACGGACTCCGTCACGGTCACGCAGCTCGCGAGCGGCGCCGTCATGATCAAGGTCGAGGCCTTCACCAAGGGGGCCGGCGAGCGGGTGCGGTCCGCGGTGCGTGAGGCGCCCGAGGGCGCCGGGATTTTGCTCGACCTGCGCGGCAACTCAGGGGGCCTGGTGTCGGAGGCGGTCACGGCGGCCTCGGGGCTTGTGGACGGCGGTCTGGTGGCGACGTATGACGTACGGGGTCGGCAGAAGGCCCTGCACGCCCAGCGGGGCGGTGACACCACCAAGCCGGTGGTCGCGCTGGTCGACGGCGGCACGATGAGCGCGGCCGAACTCCTCACGGGCGCCTTGCAGGACCGTGGCCGCGCGGTCGTGGTGGGCTCGAAGACGTTCGGCAAGGGCTCGGTCCAGATGCCGAGCCGGCTGCCCGACGGCTCGGTCGCCGAACTGACGGTCGGGCACTACCGCACTCCTTCGGGGCAGGCGGTCGACGGCAGGGGCATCACGCCGGACCTGGAGGTCGAGGACGGCGCCGAGATGCGGGCCGAGACAGTATTGACTGGCCTCGGACCCCCCTCGTAG